GGAGCGCAGTCGCGGGTGCCACCTCGTACAACGTCTACTATTCCACCACCTCGGGCTTCGCTACCACGAGCGGCACCAAGGTGAGCCTTACCGCGGCGCAGTCCCTTGCCGGCCTCACCCAGCCGGGGCTGACGGTGACCGGGCTCACCAACAACACCACCTACTACTTCCTGGTGACCGCCGCCAACATCGCCGGCGAGAGCGTGACCCCGTCCAGCCAGTCATCGGCGAAACCGTCCGCCACCGCGCAGACCCCGGCCAAACCGACCGGCGTGACCGTCGCTCCCGGCGCCGGGGCGGCCGCGGTTTCCTGGGACTGGGTGCCGCTGGCTACCTCCTATAACGTTTACTGCCTGCAGAGCTCCGGCACCCCGACCACCACGACGGTGATTTCGACCGGGAGCAAGTTCCCCTCTGCCGGCTCCCCGCTGACCATCACCGGCCTTACCCCCGGTGCGAGCTACTGGGTCACTGTCACTGCGGTTGGCTCCGGGCTGGAAAGCGGCGGGCAGACCAGTCCTAAACAGGTCATCCCGCAGTAGCGCGGAGGACTCTTCCCCCTCCCTGACCCTCCCCCTCCGGGGGAGGGGACAGTGGACGGCCATCCTCCTCACTCCTGGGGGAGTCGGGAGGGGGCTGACATCAACGAACAACGAGAATGCTTTTCTATGAAAATTAAAAAAGGAATGTGGGCGCTGGCGCTTTGCTGCGCCCTGGCGCCTAAGGCCCGGGCCGGGGAGGCGGGGCAGGCATCGGACCGCTATGCCCTCGGTGAGGTGGTGGTCTCCGGCAACCGCGCCGATGGCGGGCCGGGAGCGGAGGCGAGCCAGACCCTTTACACCGTTGACGCCGGCCAGATCAAGGCGAGCGGGGCAAGGACCCTGGACCAGGCGCTGCAGCTGCTGCCCGGCGTCAACGTGAGGACCGGCGCCGAAGGGGTGCCGCGCATTGACATCCGCGGCTTCAGGACCCGCCACGTGCTGCTGCTCCTGGACGGGGTCCCCATGAACTCCGCCCTGGACATGCAGTTCGATCCGACCACCATACCGACCGAGAACATCGCGGAGATCAAGCTCACCTCCGGCGCCAGCTCCGTCCTGTACGGGCAGGGGGGCTTGGGCGGGGTGATCAACATCATCACCCGCAAGGGGACTCCCGGCGTGCACGGCACCATCTCCGGCGAATTCGGGGATCATGCCTCCTACCTCGCCAAGGGGACGTTGTCCGCCGCCACCGACCGTTTCAGCTACTTTCTGAGCGGCAGCGCCACCAGGGTTGACGCCTTCCCGCTCGCCGGGGATTTCACCCCGAGCGCCAACCAGGGGAGCGGCTACCGCGCCAACAGCGACCGCGAGCGGCGCAACTTCCTCGGCACCATCGGCTTCACGCCGACCGCAGATGTCGCGCTCGGCCTCACCATGAGCTACAGCGAGGGGAGCTACGGCAAGCCGGCCGGCACCATCTCGGACCCGGTTGATCCCTTCGCGTCGCCGCCGAAGTACGTGCGGGTGAACGACTTCTCCGGGCTGTACCTGCAACTGGCCGGGGACTTCGCGCTCACCGATCGCTTCACCCTGCGCGGCTGGAGCTATCTCAACCGCTCCACCGAGGACGTGAACCAGTACGATGATGCCCGCTTCGCCTCCTTCCTGGACGACGGATCGTTCCAGGAGCGGGTGCATACCTCCATCTACGGCGCCACCCTTCAGCCCAGGTACGACCTGGGTACGGCAGGCACCGTCACCATGTCACTGGGAGCGGAACGCGACGGCTGGGAAAACAGTGGCGTTCAGACGGTGAACCCTGTCTCCGGCGGCACGCCGACCTACAGCGACCTCGGCGAGGACAGATCGCTGTCCCTGTATTCGGCGGCGCTGGAGTACGAACTTGCCCCGCTGCCGGGGCTGGGCCTCGTGGCGGGATACGGCCGGTACTGGCAGCACAGAAGCGAGACGGACCAGGGGGACTACAGCTTCCTGCTCGGGACCAGCTACGACCTGCTGCCGGATACCCGCCTGAAGGCCGCCTTCAAGCGCAACGTCCGGTTCCCGTCACTGGGCGACCTGTACGATATCTCAAAGGGGAACCCGGATCTGGCCAGTGAGAGCTCCCGCAGCTGGGAGGCCGGGGTCGAACAGAAGCTGCCGCGCGAGGCACGGGTGGGGCTGACCGGCTTCTACACCCAGGCCCTTAACCTGATCCAGAATGACCAGGCCACCGGCCATAACATGAACCTCTCGGAGGTCCGTTTCGCCGGCGCAGAACTCCTGGGCGAGGTGCACCCGGTGAGCGGGCTGCTGCTGCGGGCTGGCTACACCTATCTCCATTCTGAAGATCGCTCCCGTCCCGGCAGGGACGAGGTGCAGTACAACCCGCGCGACAAGGTGACCCTGGAG
This window of the Geomonas agri genome carries:
- a CDS encoding TonB-dependent receptor; the protein is MKIKKGMWALALCCALAPKARAGEAGQASDRYALGEVVVSGNRADGGPGAEASQTLYTVDAGQIKASGARTLDQALQLLPGVNVRTGAEGVPRIDIRGFRTRHVLLLLDGVPMNSALDMQFDPTTIPTENIAEIKLTSGASSVLYGQGGLGGVINIITRKGTPGVHGTISGEFGDHASYLAKGTLSAATDRFSYFLSGSATRVDAFPLAGDFTPSANQGSGYRANSDRERRNFLGTIGFTPTADVALGLTMSYSEGSYGKPAGTISDPVDPFASPPKYVRVNDFSGLYLQLAGDFALTDRFTLRGWSYLNRSTEDVNQYDDARFASFLDDGSFQERVHTSIYGATLQPRYDLGTAGTVTMSLGAERDGWENSGVQTVNPVSGGTPTYSDLGEDRSLSLYSAALEYELAPLPGLGLVAGYGRYWQHRSETDQGDYSFLLGTSYDLLPDTRLKAAFKRNVRFPSLGDLYDISKGNPDLASESSRSWEAGVEQKLPREARVGLTGFYTQALNLIQNDQATGHNMNLSEVRFAGAELLGEVHPVSGLLLRAGYTYLHSEDRSRPGRDEVQYNPRDKVTLEARYDAGCGASAYVAVNHVANQYFYTKDSVAVVQKAKLNDYTVVSLRLSQKVLQDRLTLYIGANNLFDQNYETSYGFPQSGRYVYGGFEYRL